From the genome of Spinacia oleracea cultivar Varoflay chromosome 2, BTI_SOV_V1, whole genome shotgun sequence, one region includes:
- the LOC110804860 gene encoding probable inactive receptor kinase At2g26730: MRVAALVSVSVLVVLILSQRSASEPTQDKQALQSFISQVPHASRVDWNSSDSACNWVGVECNPARTHVHSLRLPAAGLVGPIPENTIGRLSELRVLSIHNNRLTGNLPSDFSNLTFLRALYVGRNRFSGEFPASLTQLTRLTRLDLSSNSFSGPIPFSLNNLTSINGLFLQNNNFSGQIPSINAQLIDFNVSNNNLNGSIPATLLKFPESSFSGNLQLCGGPLQPCNSSFFPSPSPSPEAVVPSSPAEVSSKKKLSKAAIIGISVAAAAVFLLLLLCLVFCLMRRRKNRGSSKAAAIKGPAAGVVGARAVGLGGGGAGEAGTSSSKDDLTSGTGPEGGERNRLVFVNGGAYSFDLEDLLRASAEVLGKGSVGTSYKAVLEEGTTVVVKRLKDVVGGKKEFETQMEALGKCKHENVVPLRAFYFSKDEKLLVYDYMSAGSLSALLHGSRGAGRTSLDWDNRMKIALGTARGLAYLHVSNNLVHGNIKSSNVLLHSNHDPAVSDFGLSSIFSTNSSSNNNRIAGYRAPEVVETRKPTFKSDVYSFGVLLLELLTGKSPNQASLGDDGIDLPRWVQSVVREEWTAEVFDVELMRYHNIEEEMVQLLQIAMTCVSIVPDQRPSMPEALRMIEDMTRSESNTDDGIRQSSDDPSKGSDGQTPPKESRTPPSSVTP, encoded by the exons ATGAGGGTGGCCGCGCTAGTGTCAGTGTCCGTACTGGTAGTGTTGATACTGAGTCAACGATCCGCTTCTGAGCCGACTCAGGACAAACAAGCTCTCCAATCATTCATCTCACAAGTGCCCCACGCGTCACGGGTTGATTGGAACTCGTCTGATTCGGCTTGTAACTGGGTTGGCGTAGAGTGTAACCCGGCCCGAACCCATGTCCACAGCCTCCGCCTCCCGGCTGCCGGATTAGTTGGCCCAATTCCAGAAAATACCATCGGACGACTGTCTGAGCTTCGTGTTCTTAGTATTCATAATAACCGACTCACCGGAAATCTCCCCTCCGACTTCTCCAACCTTACCTTTCTTCGCGCGCTTTACGTCGGGAGGAATCGATTCTCCGGCGAGTTCCCGGCGAGTCTGACTCAGCTGACTCGGTTAACTCGACTAGACCTATCCAGCAATAGCTTCTCTGGCCCAATCCCGTTTTCGCTCAACAATTTAACTTCTATAAATGGGTTGTTTTTGCAGAACAATAATTTTTCGGGTCAAATTCCAAGCATCAATGCTCAATTGATCGATTTCAATGTTTCTAATAATAATCTAAATGGGTCGATTCCCGCGACACTTTTGAAGTTTCCGGAAtcttccttttccggcaatctACAGCTGTGTGGTGGCCCACTTCAGCCGTGTAACTCGTCGTTTTTCCCTTCACCGTCTCCGTCACCGGAGGCGGTAGTTCCTTCTTCCCCTGCTGAGGTCAGCAGCAAGAAGAAGCTGTCAAAGGCAGCAATTATTGGCATCTCAGTGGCAGCAGCGGCAGTCTTTCTATTACTGTTGTTGTGTTTAGTTTTCTGTTTGATGCGGCGGAGGAAGAACAGGGGCTCCTCCAAGGCTGCTGCCATTAAAGGGCCCGCTGCAGGAGTTGTAGGGGCCAGGGCAGTGGGGCTTGGAGGAGGCGGGGCAGGGGAAGCCGGTACCTCGTCTTCAAAAGACGATCTCACCAGCGGAACCGGCCCTGAAGGCGGAGAGAGAAATAGGCTAGTGTTCGTCAATGGCGGCGCCTACAGCTTCGATCTCGAAGATCTGCTGCGGGCGTCAGCTGAAGTTCTCGGAAAAGGGAGCGTCGGGACGAGCTACAAGGCGGTGCTCGAGGAAGGGACGACGGTAGTAGTAAAGAGGCTAAAGGATGTAGTGGGCGGAAAGAAAGAGTTCGAGACACAAATGGAAGCACTAGGAAAGTGTAAGCATGAAAATGTGGTGCCTCTAAGAGCATTCTATTTCTCCAAAGATGAGAAGTTGTTAGTCTATGATTACATGTCCGCCGGTAGCTTGTCTGCTCTCTTGCACG GTAGCAGAGGTGCAGGTCGCACATCGCTGGACTGGGATAACCGAATGAAGATAGCACTTGGCACTGCTCGAGGTCTTGCTTACCTTCATGTATCAAACAACCTCGTCCATGGCAACATTAAATCATCCAATGTCCTCTTACACTCCAACCATGACCCTGCTGTATCAGATTTCGGGCTATCCTCTATCTTCTCCACCAATTCTTCCTCCAACAACAACCGCATTGCTGGATACCGAGCCCCAGAAGTAGTAGAAACCCGAAAACCAACATTCAAATCCGATGTGTACAGCTTTGGCGTCCTTCTTTTAGAGCTCCTTACAGGTAAATCCCCGAACCAAGCCTCGTTAGGAGACGATGGGATCGATCTTCCTAGGTGGGTTCAGTCAGTTGTCCGTGAAGAATGGACCGCTGAGGTTTTTGATGTTGAGCTTATGAGATATCATAACATTGAGGAGGAAATGGTACAACTCTTGCAAATTGCAATGACATGTGTGTCAATTGTGCCTGATCAACGGCCCTCAATGCCTGAGGCACTCCGAATGATTGAAGATATGACCCGAAGTGAAAGTAACACAGATGATGGCATCCGACAGTCATCGGATGATCCATCTAAAGGGTCGGATGGGCAGACTCCGCCCAAGGAGTCCCGAACACCCCCTTCTTCTGTTACTCCATAG